Below is a window of Nyctibius grandis isolate bNycGra1 chromosome 12, bNycGra1.pri, whole genome shotgun sequence DNA.
GGGTTATGTTCCTAACACTAATAAAGAGAAACTTTAGATGGTCGTAACATACGGTCTAGATAAGTACAGAAATAAGTGAGAAACATAGCTGGGTCACTCTCCTGGAAGGTGTCTCAGACAGCACCGGCTATAAATAACTACGGGAGCTTTGTGATTATTGGTAAATACAAGTGAAAAATTAGGCACGCCGGCGTACATACAAAGGAGGGAGAGGTGTCGGTGGAGAGAAAGCCGCGCACCCCTCTCCCCGGGACCGGAGGGCGCAGGGGCCGCGTGCGCGCCCGCGGCCCCCGCCCTCGGTTATCGGCCCAAAGCAGCCGGCGCGGCCGGGGATGAGCACGCCTCTCCCGCACCCTGCCCGGCCGTTCTCCCTCTGTTCCTCCTTCTGCTCACAGCTGCCGAGCCCGCTGCGGAACAAAGCCCAGGGAAGTcgggggccggggggtgctCCCCGCCTGCAGcacccgccccccgcccgcgcAAGATTTCCCAACAAGCGCGTTACCGTGCCGCCCGCCTTACCGAGGCTGCGGGTGGGCCAGAAACCGCGcgtggggcggcgggggggagagAGTAACGCCGCGTCTTGAAATAGGGGGtggaaaaagtaaaggaaaaaattttcaAGGAGGTCGCTTTCGGAAATAGAATGCTGAAACTAGTGTAAGCAAACTAAATTTGACAGACCTGAGTCTTTAGGAAGCTTTACGGTGAATTTTAAGGAGCAATTCATAACAAGGTATTCCTAGGCATCGCAGCCATTTAGCACATGCCACAGCTGGACTAGCGAGACGCGAAGGATCAATATTGGATCAATACAGAAGGCAAATCAATCACaagggttttcttttcaaaatatttaattaaatgtggTGGCAAATAACTTCAGGATTTATTGTTTGATGCTAAGAGcattactgatttttcttttctaaatttccACATGGGGACTGCCTGGTTCCTGGTCAGAGGATTATAAGAGACTAGGGAGTGGAGGAGACAGATTTCCAATATATAATAACTTGTATATATACATGATTATAGACTCACATGGTGCTTTAAATAATCCACTCTGTCGATGACTCATTCCATTAGCCCTGAAAAAGAAGCCATGTCTGACTTTAGTGGATGGTTTTGCGTTTACCCCTCAACATAAAATCCATTCGGCCTTTAAAGTTAGCTGTGTAACCACTTCCATCCTTTCCCCTGCTCCCATGGTTTGCCCGAGGATCTTCAGCATCCCCGCAGCCTGCGCCGCACCCGCCGAGCTGCGCAGGGGGGGGACACGCGGGCGGGTTTCGTTTCATGACCTGGAGACACGGGTGCGGGGGAGGTACCCATGGCCCTGACGGGCGATGCGCGGGGCACCCTCGGAGTGCGGGATGCGCAGTGCTGCCCGCAAAGCGCCCggccccctcctgcctcccgcTGCCgcgcagcccggcccggccgccgggAGCTCCGCGCTCGCCACGCGGAGGCTCCGCGCACCCCCGCCCGCTCCTGCGcggccgctccgctccgccccAGCCCGCCCCGCACCGCTCCGCCCGAGCCTTCCCTCCACGGCTGATCCCGGAGCTGTTCTGCGCACCTCCTTCTCGCCCttacttatttttaacaaatcaCTACAAGCCCGCGGAGCAATCAATAGCTCTGAACGATCGCGTTTGACCTGCTtaaggagaggagagagcaaTAACGCCTGCGCCGCCcccccttttgttttcttttttttttttttttttattttttgcacgGTCCGGGAGCCGCGTCCCGCCGCGGTGCCGGCTGGGGCACACGGGGCTGTGGAGGGGAGCCCCGAGACCCGCTCCGGACCAGcccgcccccgcgcccgccgAAGGCTCCAAGTGCGCGGCCGCGCAGCCCTGCTGCGGGGCCCGGCGGCCCTGCGCACCCCCGGGGGGGACCCACCGCCCGCAAAGGCAACGCGAGCCGCGCCGGACTCCCGCTCTGCCTGGCCTAAATCCACACTCGCCCCCCTCCCCGGTCTGTACCCATTCTCCGGGCTTGCCCCTGCACCCTAAGGAGGGGTGAATCCTGCCGCCCGGGAGGGACACTCCGCGCCCCCCGTTCCCCTCGCCTTGCCCGGCCCGCCGAGCCCCCGCCGTCCGCGACCCCTCCGGAGGTGAAGGGCAGTTCTCTCCCCCGGTGCGCTGCCGCCCGCCGGGCCCCCGGGCCATCCCTCACCCGCCACATCGACCTTTCCTCGCCGCACCGGGCCCTAGTTAGGGCTCGGGTTTCAGGGCTGCACCGGGTGGGCAGCAGCGCCGGTGCCGGGCGGGCAGAAACCCATCCACCGCTGGGGCGGCCGTCGGggtccccccctgcccccgccGATCTGATGTCCCCTCCGCGGTGACAGGGAGCCACGCTTTCTGCCTGAGGGGTGTTTCCAGCCTGGGCAGAGGCACACACGCCTCTGGCACACTCAGCTTAGCCCGGGCTGCACTGAGAGCTGTGCCCTATTCTTTTGGGGAaagcctttccttttcttccccccgcccccaacaCATTCgaggaaatgtttaaaaattgtattaaaaaaataacaacttagAAAAACACCACAAGACTAGGTGTCCCCAGTTTACGTCGCACGCCAACTGCCTCTCTTGCCTTCCCGTGCCTGCCCACCACCTCCTCACCCGcacccaccagcagctccagccgcCCCGCATCCCCCGGTGCTCCCTGCTCCCCCGAGGGTAACACCTCCTCCCCGGTACGGCACAGCGGAGCTGCCGGTCTCCCCCCGCGGCGAGCGGCCGTGAAGTGCTGCGGGCTTCGCTCTCTGTACCGCCCCAGCTCCGGTTTTGGGCACGGAGTTACACCTTACACCTTTTCCATCCATAACCGAGGTTTTACCCTCGGTGACTCGCCCCGTGTCCCGGTGCCGGCCAGCTGAAGGCGACAGTCGGTATTGGTGATCAATGCGTGTCACCCTCCCGGTAATGATGGCAGAGCTGTAACAACCGGCCATGGAGAAAACCGCGGGTAAGCCAGGCCAAAGGCCCCGGTACAGGGAGCTCTGGTCGTGCTCCCGCTCATCTCCTAAATCACTGCCCCGCTCACGTCCAAAGCACACCCTGGAGCCttccccggggccgggcgggcaggACGGGGGCGCAGGCAGGCCCAGGCTCCCCAGGAGTTTATAAAAGCCTATTTCCTTCGCTAAGTGCTAACACCATCTGGTTATCTGTTAAACGGAGCACGCTGGGTTTCTGTCACCCGCACTGAAGTACTTCTTGCAGCTCAGCTCCGTCGTGGCCGAAAGCCGAGGGGAGCCGGGGGCGAAGCGGCGTTGCCCCGGCGGGGTGGCCCCTCCCCGGCCCGGGCACCGGCAAGACTCCCCTCAAACCCCCTCCCTGCAGTTTTATCCGGCGTTATTGCAGATCCAGCCGCTTCCACCAAACAGCAGATGCAGCCTCTAATGCAAATATTGCCATTTCCCTGCTGAATTAGCCTTGTCACTTAGCCCAGAAGCTGGCAGCGTTAAGCCagcttgcattttaatttgGCCCTGAAGTTACTTATTTCATTATTGATCAAACATAATGCTGAATCAATGTTCATCTTGTTACCTGGGCCATTTCCATGTAATACAGTGATAGCACTGCCTGGAGTTACTCATTCCCATCCCAAAGTGACTTTACCATAAAATCAATGCTTGTTTGTTACTGATATAAGGCAGCATCCGTGGGATGAAGAGCAAATAAAGCAGTTACGCCATGGCGATCTGAAAGTTTGGACAGAATATGTACATGAATAAAGACTTTggtatttaaatgtattttatcgGCATCAATATCATCCTACCCAGGCCAACGGGACAGAAAATCTCAGGCTGTAATATGACGGGCGTTGATACTGTAGGTGTTGCCATTTGTAAACGCTACCTGGGACCTAATGGGGGAATCGTTTCCAAACTAGAGTATCATTACACAGCAGATGTGGGCTGTAAGCTCTTCCGGGCAGGGACTGTTTtggaaaaatagtaattaatgCAATAGTAATTAATGATTGTGTCACAAGATTAGACTCCGCGCAGTGTTATCTTcagtgcagctgctgctccttttcttttctcgtGTTTTCCCCTCCAGCTAACAGACCCGGTTACAAACTACCCGAAGCTGTCCGCATCCCCGGCTCTCCTGGGAGGCGGCCGGAGAGAGCTGGAACATCCCACGCGGGGAATGCCCCGCTTGGCTTCCACGCAGACACTACAAGCGTCCAGAGTGGTCGGTCGAGTTGCGCTTCCCTCGCACGGCGCGACGGCAAgtccccgtccccccgcccccccgtcCCTACCCCCGCCAGATGCACCGTCCCCATCCCGGGGGAGGCACCTCCCGGCGGGCTGGGGACGAGGGTGCCAGGCCCGGGAAGCCGGAAAGGCCCCGGCCCCTCGGGACCGTCCCaccgcggcggccccgggggggggcgggtcAGTGCCCGGGGCGCCGTGAGCCCCCCGCGGTGCGGGGAAGCGGCTCCCCGCTGCAGCGTGCCGGAGGCTCCAGCCAGGGCGTACCAGGGAACGGAGCGGCAGGAGGGGAATAATCTGGGTTTAAAGCTCGAGAAACTCGGGATGTCCCCGGCTCCGCCTTACCAAGGCTGCAGCCCTCCCGCCGGAACCAGCGCCGGAGCCGCGCACATCCCCGCGGCCGCGGAGGAAGGCGGGGGctcggcgggggcggccccTGCCCGGCCGATAAGCGCCGGGGGCTGAGGGCGAGGAGAGATGGAACGGAAAATGGCGAGAGGAAGTTTCCCACAGTTGTGTGCACTTTCTGCGCGCTTCTCCGCGCCCCGGGAGCGCCGGGAGCATCCCCCGGCGGGTGGGAGCCTGGGAcccgcaccggcaccggcacggCGCAACAGCCGCTAGTTCCCATGGGCAGTCTAACCGGGTGCATAAAATATATTGGCATAAAATTAGTGAATTGCACTAACAGATTATAAATCACCTAAACGGTCAAACCACAGATATGAATCACAAATTCCTATAAAGATTAATGTTTCCTAAGATTCACGGCAATTATGCATTTTTTGGACAAAAGCCTTCTCCTAACCTCTCATTCCTGAgcgctgctttttttctgaagtctttccAGATTTCTGTGGGGTTTCTAATGAACGATTTACCAAAGGAAAGGTTTTATTAACACCTCTGAATACTATAAAGTttgaagggagggagaaagggagcaGATAGGAAGTTAGGTAACACAATATACTGACCTATTGGCAACGGTCCGAACGCAAATCAGCAAAGCACTACaatggtgggaaaaaaaaactcagagaaagggaaaaaataacaccAAGAGGCCAGCCTTGCCCGGGCGGGGCCGAGGCTGCCGTTCAGAGCTGTCCCCGGAGCCTTCAGCATCTGCTGATGGCCCTTTACCTTTGCTTACCCCCGCGTGGCACACGGTGTAGTCTGGGCTGCTTAAGAACAGCAGTAGACAAGGAGGAGAACAGGGTTGTGAGCAGAAAGGGGACATTATTTCTCGAGGAAATAGGCTGGCAGGAGGTGTACGGGACTTCAGGTCTCTCAGGCACTATTTTTCCCTTCTCGCCTCTGTGCAGAACTGGAGATAATAGTTGGGGCTGCAGGTAACGGAGTCTGTTCTTATTCAATTTCCCTAAATGGCCTGGAGAGCACTTAAAAGCCCGGAGAGCTTCTGGCCAGCATTTTCTTATTAACTAATTTCACTTCGATCCTATTAAAGTGTATGCTTTATAACCTTCAAATGaacctctctctctcccttctaaAACAAAGCCATTACCTTTTAATGACAgagtaaagcttttaaaaatgttgctcCCTCCTTTCCTAACACTACAGGATGCGTGTCACACAAACAGCCCTGGAGCACCATTGCTGCCCCCCTGCACCCATAGCACCCAAGAAGGCTCAGCCGAGGCTCAGTAGTCCCAGCACTCGGGAAGGGGCAGCGGAGCCCGGGGGAGCCATGGACAGAGGGTGCTAGAAAATGGGATTGGggagattttctttatttcactttGGGAAAATCTCTGCAGTAATGGGTTTTAAATGGATACATATATTTACCGTTTCAAACGGGTTCTGCTGTTTCCTGGTTACGCTCACCACAAATGGTAATAATAAAagatgaagtattttttctcaCCTTAGGTCATTAGATTTACAGACAAGGTACTAAATCATTTTAGCTCCCCAAACCTTGAAGGAAAGGCGCACACGCACTCCCgtccccttctcttctcctcccccttctgAAGAAACCTGCAACGGGAACGAAGACAAAACAGTCGCCGAGGGTCGAGGAATGTCTCCTTTTAATAGTTTACTAATAATAaccataataataaaaaaaaaagttgacgTTGGCTGCACAGCGCAGCTTGTCAGTGGCCTCGTCCCAAAGCCCTAACATGAAGGGTCAttaattgtgttttctttccaaatcatATGTCACTGCAATTAACAGATTCTGATCAAGAGACTCCTTTCAGATTGATTCCATATGTGATAAGGAATGTGCAGCTTGTTATCTATCTGTCGCCTTGGAATTATGGAAAAGCTTCAAACGTGTAATTTGAAGAGTCTTTTACCCAGTGCTTTGATCTTTCcctctatttttttaactcttttttaaCTGCGGTCTTTTTCCCTAAGCTCCCTTGTTTGTTTCCCCCCCTCTTCTCCGTGCGGctgcgccccctccccgcctgtGCTGCGGCACGCCGCAGCTCCCACCCGCCCCGCACCCCGTCCGCCCCGCGGCCCGGACGGAGCCTGCCAGAGCCCGCAGCTCTGCCGACAGCCCTCCCTCAACTCCCAGCAGGCAGCCTCCAGCTCCCCAGCCGGGCCCTGCGGTAGAGAGAGGCACCCCCGGGCAGGGGCCACCTCCCGGGCCGTGTCCCCCGGTCCCCTCCGTCGCCCGTGACCTGGCGGAGAGGGGCGCAGCGGGGCGTGAGCGATGGGAACCGGGACCGGGGTCCCAGGGGCACCGGGGCGGGCGCGCTGCTGCCCACGGACGGTGCCCAGCCCGGCACCTCCTCCCGGCGGGGCTggtcccgcagccccggggccggctGCAGGCTCGGGGAAGCCCCGCTGCAGCGGGGGGGAGGTTTGGTTTGAGCTCAGCGACCGTGTGAGCCAGCCGGGAGAGGAGGGAGGCGAGGCCGGGGGGAgggcgggcgggagggggggtgtgtgtgtttggggtaATAAATCAGGAGCCGCTCTCCCAGCTTTGGCAGGTCCCGGCCAGAAGACACGTGTCTGTCCGGCCCGGGAGCGCTCTGCCGCCGCGGCTGCCCCCGGGGGCGGCTCCCCCCGGCCGCCTCGGAGGGCAAGCCGGCTCCAGCCTCCCCTCCGCATCTCCCCTCGGCTCCAGCCAGGCAAAGCGTCTCCCGCTCGGCTTCGCTCTCCCCGCTGTTCGCTCCCCGGCCGCGGGGAAGGGGCTTTACCCACCGCCCGCTCCCTTccccgctccgctccctccGCCCCCGCGCTCGCCCTGCCCGGCTCCGCTCCTCGCCTCGCACCCTGCCGCGTCCCAGCCCCGGGCTTGTCCCGTCCCTGCAGCGACCCTCCCGCACCCCGCTGCCCTCCCGCTGCGCCTCTCGCTGTGGACGTCGCTCCCCCACACCCGTCCTACCCCCGGGAAGatgtctcctcttctccctctctccccctccgTTTGCTGTCTTCtcagctgctttccttccccctcagcCAAGGACCGCATCCCTGCAGATTTCTCCTCCCGTCCGGCTACGTTTCCTCTCCGTTTCTTGCCCATTAATAAACCATCCCTCACCCTCACCCTGACCTGGATCCATTCGCACCCATAAATTTCTCGCCTCCCCTGTCTCCTTCCCGGCTGCCCACCGCCACATCCCCGCGgcagcccccccccggccccggggaccccccgcTCCCGCAtcgccccggccgcccccgccccagccctgcccgccaCCGCCGGCGGCTCCCGCGAGGGACTAACTCATATTGATTGTGCTGTTGATTAAAAATCACGACATAATCCCGCCAGCTTTGACACTCCGTGCCAGGCCCGCAGCCACCAAAAGACGGGTCCGGTTATGTGGGACACGCGTGTGCCCCGGTGCCGGACACAGCCCGCTGTAACACCGGCGTGGCGAGCACGACTGCAGTAAACGGCGTCTGGTTTGTCCGATTATTCGTATTCGTCCCTTTCACTCCGAGGCAGATGTTTTCAAAAGTTGTGGTCTGCATCCAAACTCTCCCCCGAGCCCCTGAACATCGCACGGCCCCAGCCGAGCGCTTCCCAGAGAAAAGTTTAAAGGAAATCAGGACCTGGGGTTCGCTGCCTGCTTtccttttgaattaaaaaagaaataaacttatAACTGAATTTAATATTGTTATCTCCATTGCATTATACTATCAAAAGCTATTACAGGAACAACGttgaatagaagaaaataaattcctccAACCCAGAGTTGTTTTTGCACTAGATTAGCAGATAGGAAATGCTATAAAGATGAACTTAATACGATTAGAGATGTTTCCTACAGATTTTCATATATTGATTCAGGGAATTTTAATTCTGGAGCTTGCTTTGCTATAATCCGCATTTATTACAAGCTGATACAGTTTTATTATAGCAAGCTATCAAGGTCGATTCCTTTAACTGCATAATCTGAcatgaatttcatttttaaagaaatgtagctATAAAAATCCATACTGTGGGCACAGTAGTTATATTGTAcctaaatcatattttaaaggCAATAAATCCAGAGAGTATTTAGGAAGAGAGGGGAATATGGTTAAACGGCTCTCCTCCAGTCTCAACTCTCCAAAAGACccttcaaactttttttttttttttaatttaaacgCCGAGTTTTTCCCAAAGCACATAAGGGTGGCAGGCTCGGGAATCACAGCCCCCCGGGTCGGATGAACTTCCCGCGGCCCGCTCCCGCCTCGCCCCCCGCACGGCCGCAGCGGAGCGGAGCACACCGGCGCTGGCCGCAGACGCGCCGCGATTGAACTGCGCTTTAACTACTCTTAAAAGGCTAAATTGTAACTCACACGCTGGTTTCAGAgcggggggcgggaggggggggggtggcaaaaaaaaaggaaaacggccatttaaaatgtgttgatcattaaaaaaatcttattcgGCAATTAAACCGTATCTTGACTCCCTCCCAATAGCTCCTCACAAGCCCGTGCCACCGCTCCCTGTGCAAATGTTGCACGTACCAGGTACTTCCTTCCAAGCCTTGTAGCGATTCAGAACAGAGGGAATAAGCAAAATGATCATAAATTTCCTAATTAGAGATTTCGCACCAAGACAAAAAGGTGTTAATGAGTTTAATTCCAGTGCCTGTCATTGTCCCTTTTTTCACACCACTTATTTACTAATGGCCCAGAGGGCTGCTCCCGTCTCTCCTTtgttaagattttaatttgccttcttttctgcctttgatGTAAAATTGTGACCTACAACTCTTTGAAGTCCCTTATTAGGAGGAAAATTAACTGAGCTTTTTCACTGTATCTGCCCACTGTTAGCCCAGACAAAATGTAGGGAACTCCTTAAAGATTCAGTACATTAGGAAAATTTTAAAGGTAGCTCTggaaatgcaattttttaaaaaaaaaaatctaatggaCTTTTAAATCTACATTAGGAGACGTAATCCTCGCCAGGGCcggagagggggaagggaaagagggaatatcttaataaagaaaacaaaatgaacccGGGCAAGGAAAGGCTGTAAATTTGAAAACCTGAAAAGGGGGAagggtggggcggggggagcctttatttttaaatgtcacaaCTTTTTCCTGTCCCTCTCGTGTGCCGCTCACAGCTGACACCCTGGCTTCCCATGCTccgggggacggggggggggacTACGAAAGAAATTATATCTACATCTATCTCTATATAATTAGAATACCATGAGGCAGGGTTAAACCTTTGTAAAACACACAACTGATTGGCGATCGCTAAAACGAGATTTGAAAGCAACTCAAATAAAAGATCGCGACGTCAGTAAACagatttagggaaaaaaaaaaaaaaaaagaaggggggtgaaaaaaaggcagctaGTGACAAACCCGGCGAGAGCGAGCTCTGGgcatgagagagagagggaggcagagagggagagagagacttaaAAGAAATAGGAGGGGCTTGTGAGAGACTAGAAATGTCAATCAGAGCCCAGAGTCCCAATAATCTCAGGCAATCTGTTAGGACCTGACCTGGGTCCACTCAGATCAATAGGAAaagtgagagaagaaagaagcgATCGGATCGTTTACCGCGGCGGCCGAGGACAGGAGGGAGCCCGCGGCCTCCGCGCACCCCCGGCTCCCCCCCCCATGTCCGCCGGAGTTTGCGGGAGGCGCTGAAAGTGCGGGCGGCCGGCGAGGGCGAGCGACCCGGCTCCCTCCTCCGCTCCCGGCCCTGCtactttctcccctttctctcccttcttcctctcttctcccccccctcctcctcctcctcccccctcccctgcccccgcTCCCCCACCATGTCTTTCCCCCAGCTGGGCTACCAGTACATCAGGCCGATTTACCCGGCGGAGCGCCCGGGGAGCGGCGGCTCCCGCGGCGGCGCCGAGCTGGCCCCGTCCGGGACCCTCTCCAACGTGCTCTCCTCCATGTACGGCGCTCCGtacgccgccgccgccgccgcccagGGCTACGGAGCCTTCCTGCCCTACGCCGCCGAGCTGCCCATCTTCCCCCAGCTGGTAAGAGGCCCCCCCGGGGCTCGCCGCTCGCTCGCCGGGACGCGCCGGCCGGGGCCGGCCCGGGCGCCGTTTGCGCTGGGGATCGGCCCGGGGGGCCGCGGGGGAAGACGCCAGGAGGGCTGTCAGGGGAGACGGGGTGTTATCGCTGCCCTGCCCCGGGAGAGCCGCCGGagaggggcagggctggagcgGCGACCCCGCGGCTTTCCGCCGTCCGCAGCGTTTGACGGCTGCGTGACCGGCCCCGGCTGCCGGCGGCCCCGCCGCACACCCGCACCCGCACCGGGGGAGCCGGTCCTCCCTCCCGGGCACCCCGCAGGCACCGGCCGCCTGCCTTGGCGGGGAGCTCGGCGGCGCGGGGAGGCAGCTCGGCCTGGCCGCCGCACTGGTGCCGAGCGGGCTCCGCTCCCGGTAACGGCGGTGGGATGGAAgggccccgggccgggcccggcgcaCCGTCTCAGCCGGGCCGCCCCTTCCCTCTCGCTGCAGGGCGCCCAGTACGAGCTGAAGGAGAGCCCGGGGGTGCAGCACGCCGCcttcccccaccaccaccccgcCTTCTACCCCTACGGGCAATACCAGTTCGGGGACCCCTCGCGGCCCAAGAACGCCACCCGGGAGAGCACCAGCACCCTCAAGGCCTGGCTCAACGAGCACCGGAAAAACCCCTACCCCACCAAGGGCGAGAAGATCATGCTGGCCATCATCACCAAAATGACCCTCACCCAGGTCTCCACCTGGTTCGCCAACGCTCGGCGGCGGCtcaaaaaggagaacaaaatgaCCTGGGCCCCCCGCAGCAGGACGGACGAGGAGGGCAACTCCTACGGGAGCGACCACGAGGGGGAAGAGGACAAGAGGGAGGACGAGGAGGAGATCGACCTGGAGAACATCGACACCGAGAACATCGAGAGCAACAAGGACGAGCTGGAGGACGAGCTGCAGGACGCCGACCTCCTGCACTCTGACTCCAAGACGGACTCGGAGGGCTCCGAGGGTTTTGAAGACCTGCCCGGCTCTGAGGAGCGCTACCTCAAGGCCGCCGAGGGGGAGCCGCACCACCtccgccaccaccaccaccacatccaccaccaccaccaccacaagtGCGAGCTCCCCGCCACCGCTCCCGCCGACCTGGAGCCCCTCAAGCCGCCCCTTCAACCACCCCCGCACCACCTCTCacccccctcctctgcctcctcctccaccgCCTCCTCCCCGACGGACGGCGCTTTGGCCGGCACCCTGCCGAAGCCCAAGATCTGGTCGCTGGCCGAGACGGCGACCAGCCCGGACAACCCCCGCAAGTCTcccggcggcggctccccgccggcggcagccccccagccgctgccgctgccccccccgccgccccacaGACTcgtctcctcctgccccttggGCAAGTTCCCCAACTGGACCAACCGCGCCTTCCCggcccaccaccaccacccgcCCCCCCACCCGCTGGCCTTACTGAACACTCCCcatctgctggggctgggggccgcccccgccgcccccccggctgccgccgccgccttccCGCGGCCCGCGGACCAGGCGCAGAGCGCGGAGCCCGCCGGAGCAGGTGACCACTGAGGGACGCGGcggggacgggacgggacgggacgggacggcaGCCTCCGCGGGGGGCTCGGCGGTGCTGCGCGGTGCTGCGCGGGAGGCCCCGCGGGATCTTGTGCGAgaggccgcggcggggggcgccggCCCCGCGGTTTTCTCCCGGTGTCCCTGGCCCGGCGCGGCCGTCGGGGCGCAGGTGGCAGCGGGCGGGCGGCGTTGGGGTCGGCGCGGGGAGGCAGGTTAGTCTAAAACCCCGGGAATTACCTTCCTCCGACGGAGataatttttgttgctgttgttgttgctgctgaaaTGGTCTTTGTGGGAAGGACCCGGCCGTGAGGCTTGCGCCGGGGTTAGCTCATTGGCCTTCTGACG
It encodes the following:
- the IRX3 gene encoding iroquois-class homeodomain protein IRX-3, producing MSFPQLGYQYIRPIYPAERPGSGGSRGGAELAPSGTLSNVLSSMYGAPYAAAAAAQGYGAFLPYAAELPIFPQLGAQYELKESPGVQHAAFPHHHPAFYPYGQYQFGDPSRPKNATRESTSTLKAWLNEHRKNPYPTKGEKIMLAIITKMTLTQVSTWFANARRRLKKENKMTWAPRSRTDEEGNSYGSDHEGEEDKREDEEEIDLENIDTENIESNKDELEDELQDADLLHSDSKTDSEGSEGFEDLPGSEERYLKAAEGEPHHLRHHHHHIHHHHHHKCELPATAPADLEPLKPPLQPPPHHLSPPSSASSSTASSPTDGALAGTLPKPKIWSLAETATSPDNPRKSPGGGSPPAAAPQPLPLPPPPPHRLVSSCPLGKFPNWTNRAFPAHHHHPPPHPLALLNTPHLLGLGAAPAAPPAAAAAFPRPADQAQSAEPAGADRSSALEVEKKLIKTAFQPVQRRPQNQLDAAMVLSALSSS